The following are encoded in a window of Tessaracoccus flavescens genomic DNA:
- a CDS encoding MDR family oxidoreductase — protein sequence MIQGIVVRESGVELEQFDESFLGEGDVVVDVAYSDLNYKDALAVTGRPGVVRTTPLIAGIDLVGTVAESDDPRWSVGDWIVLNGAGLSETRNGGYSTRARIDGKLAVALPDGLSPEAVASLGTAGYTAALSVMRIVMEGVNPGDGPVLVTGATGGVGSIATMLLAAAGFEVAASTGRLERFGDYLTSLGASQLVPRAELEGAGKPLQKAQYAAVVDSVGGEVLANAIARTLPNGTVTACGLAGSHKLPSSVMPFILRGVTLAGIDSVWAPLEDRADAWRLLAKGVDTTQLELMTSRIALDEVIAAGQQLLDGERHGRTLVTLS from the coding sequence ATGATCCAAGGCATTGTGGTGCGAGAGTCCGGCGTCGAGCTGGAGCAGTTTGACGAGTCCTTCCTGGGCGAGGGCGACGTCGTGGTCGACGTCGCCTACTCCGACCTGAACTACAAGGACGCGCTCGCCGTCACCGGTCGACCCGGTGTCGTGCGCACCACCCCGCTGATCGCAGGCATCGACCTCGTCGGCACCGTCGCCGAGTCCGACGACCCACGCTGGAGCGTGGGTGACTGGATCGTGCTGAACGGCGCAGGCCTCTCAGAGACCCGCAACGGCGGCTACTCGACGAGGGCTCGGATCGACGGCAAGCTGGCCGTCGCGCTGCCCGACGGCCTGTCCCCTGAGGCTGTCGCCTCGCTCGGCACTGCCGGCTACACCGCCGCCCTTTCGGTGATGCGGATCGTGATGGAGGGCGTCAACCCCGGCGATGGGCCCGTGCTCGTCACCGGTGCGACGGGTGGCGTCGGCTCCATCGCCACCATGCTGCTCGCCGCCGCAGGCTTCGAGGTCGCGGCGTCGACCGGACGCCTCGAGCGCTTCGGTGACTACCTGACCTCGCTCGGCGCCTCCCAGCTGGTCCCGCGGGCGGAGCTCGAGGGCGCAGGCAAGCCGCTGCAGAAGGCGCAGTACGCCGCTGTCGTCGACTCCGTGGGTGGAGAGGTGCTCGCCAACGCCATCGCGCGAACGCTCCCCAACGGCACCGTGACAGCCTGCGGGCTCGCGGGCTCGCACAAGCTCCCCTCCAGCGTGATGCCCTTCATCCTGCGCGGCGTCACCCTCGCCGGGATCGACTCGGTGTGGGCGCCGCTCGAGGACAGGGCCGACGCCTGGCGTCTGCTGGCCAAGGGTGTCGACACTACCCAGCTCGAGCTCATGACGTCGCGGATCGCGCTCGACGAGGTGATCGCCGCCGGTCAGCAACTGCTCGACGGTGAGCGCCACGGCCGCACCCTCGTCACGCTCTCCTGA
- a CDS encoding MMPL family transporter: MAKSRAARILIPVALILVWLVGAGIGGPYFGRVSEVAQNDRSAFLPSSAEATIVGERYLDFVGDDQVPAIAIFASEEKLTEQQLGELGALAEASGDLEGVVSASPIIPSQDGLAAQTFIGIDPASELADTVEAIRADISADLPDGITFHVTGPAGFSADLVEAFGGIDGLLLIVALGLVLVILLVVYRAVILPFAVLMTSMFALCVALLVNWWLAKFEILTLTGQTQGILFILVIGAATDYSLLYTARYAEELKRNESKGAATKAAIKGVIEPILASGGTVIAGLLCLLLSDLGSNRSLGPVAAIGIVFAMLSALTLLPSLLYLLGRTAYWPRRPLFEPGRSEDEQVQSGIYAKTGAFVARRPRTVWIVCTILLAAGAAFAPTLKADGVDTSEFVRGPSDARDGQAVLGEHFPGGSGAPAYVLTPEAELKNVADKLLANDGVASVSVVAADSPSGSAAVTAEGIQPLGPPGTPAPEPTVSEGEVMLLATLTDAPDSDAAIDTVLDLRGELSGTAEIGGTTATDLDTRTASEHDRNLIIPLVLVVILVILIFLLRSILAPVLLIATTALSFGTAMGTAALVFNHVFDFPGADPSVPLYGFVFLVALGIDYNIFLMTRVREEALEHGTREGVLRGLAVTGGVITSAGLVLAATFAALAVIPILFLLQLAFIVAFGVLLDTFIVRTLLVPALVYDIGPAVWWPSKLSKVTGEKPRHAATD; the protein is encoded by the coding sequence ATGGCTAAATCCAGGGCGGCACGCATCCTGATCCCCGTCGCGCTGATCCTGGTCTGGCTGGTCGGAGCCGGAATCGGTGGGCCCTACTTCGGCAGGGTGAGCGAGGTCGCGCAGAACGACCGGTCGGCCTTCCTGCCCTCGAGCGCCGAGGCCACCATCGTCGGGGAGCGCTACCTGGACTTCGTCGGTGACGATCAGGTGCCAGCCATCGCCATCTTCGCCAGCGAGGAGAAGCTCACCGAGCAGCAACTGGGCGAGCTCGGCGCCCTCGCCGAGGCCTCGGGTGACCTGGAGGGCGTCGTCTCGGCCTCCCCCATCATCCCGTCCCAGGACGGGCTCGCGGCGCAGACCTTCATCGGCATCGACCCGGCGTCGGAGCTGGCCGACACCGTCGAGGCTATCCGCGCCGACATCTCCGCCGACCTTCCCGATGGGATCACCTTCCACGTCACCGGCCCGGCCGGCTTCTCCGCCGACCTGGTCGAGGCCTTCGGCGGCATCGACGGCCTCCTCCTGATCGTTGCCCTCGGCCTCGTGCTCGTCATCCTGCTGGTGGTCTACCGCGCGGTGATCCTTCCGTTCGCGGTGCTGATGACCTCCATGTTCGCCCTGTGCGTCGCGCTGCTGGTCAACTGGTGGCTGGCCAAGTTCGAGATCCTGACGCTGACCGGTCAGACGCAGGGCATCCTCTTCATCCTCGTGATCGGTGCCGCCACCGACTACTCCCTGCTCTACACGGCGCGCTACGCCGAGGAGCTCAAGCGCAACGAGTCGAAGGGCGCGGCCACGAAGGCGGCCATCAAGGGCGTCATCGAGCCGATCCTCGCCTCGGGCGGAACCGTCATCGCAGGCCTGCTCTGCCTGCTGCTGAGCGACCTCGGCTCGAACCGCTCGCTCGGCCCCGTCGCCGCCATCGGCATCGTCTTCGCGATGCTCTCGGCGCTCACGCTGCTGCCGAGCCTGCTCTACCTGCTCGGCCGCACCGCCTACTGGCCTCGGCGCCCCCTCTTCGAGCCTGGGCGCTCCGAGGATGAGCAGGTCCAGTCGGGGATCTACGCGAAGACCGGCGCCTTCGTCGCCCGCCGCCCCCGGACGGTGTGGATCGTGTGCACCATCCTGCTCGCGGCCGGCGCGGCATTCGCGCCTACTCTCAAGGCCGACGGCGTCGACACCAGCGAGTTCGTGCGCGGCCCCTCCGACGCGCGCGACGGCCAGGCGGTGCTCGGCGAGCACTTCCCCGGCGGCTCCGGTGCCCCCGCCTACGTGCTGACCCCCGAGGCCGAACTGAAGAACGTGGCAGACAAGCTGCTCGCCAACGACGGCGTCGCCTCCGTCAGCGTCGTGGCCGCCGACTCCCCCTCGGGTTCCGCGGCCGTGACCGCCGAGGGCATCCAGCCGCTCGGGCCCCCCGGAACCCCGGCCCCGGAGCCGACGGTCAGCGAGGGCGAGGTCATGCTGCTCGCCACGCTGACCGACGCCCCCGACAGCGACGCCGCGATCGACACCGTGCTCGACCTGCGTGGGGAACTCTCCGGCACCGCGGAGATCGGCGGCACGACGGCCACCGACCTGGACACCCGCACCGCCTCCGAGCACGACCGCAACCTGATCATCCCGCTCGTGCTCGTGGTGATCCTGGTCATCCTGATCTTCCTGCTGCGCTCGATCCTCGCCCCGGTGCTGCTGATCGCGACCACCGCGCTCAGCTTCGGCACCGCCATGGGCACCGCTGCGCTGGTGTTCAACCACGTGTTCGACTTCCCCGGCGCCGACCCCTCCGTCCCGCTGTACGGCTTCGTGTTCCTGGTGGCGCTTGGCATCGACTACAACATCTTCCTGATGACCCGCGTGCGGGAGGAGGCGCTCGAGCACGGCACCCGCGAGGGCGTACTGCGGGGTCTCGCCGTCACCGGTGGCGTGATCACCTCGGCGGGCCTCGTGCTGGCGGCGACCTTCGCGGCGCTCGCCGTCATCCCGATCCTGTTCCTGCTGCAGCTGGCCTTCATCGTCGCCTTCGGCGTGCTGCTCGACACCTTCATCGTGCGCACGCTGCTGGTGCCCGCCCTCGTCTACGACATCGGCCCGGCAGTGTGGTGGCCGTCGAAGCTGAGCAAGGTCACGGGCGAGAAGCCGCGCCACGCGGCCACGGACTGA